Below is a window of Callithrix jacchus isolate 240 chromosome 15, calJac240_pri, whole genome shotgun sequence DNA.
gtgatctcggcttactgcaacctctgccttctggattcaagcaattctcttgcctcagcctcccaagtagctgggattacaggtgcctgccaccacacccagctcgtttttgtatttttggtagagatggggtttcaccatgttggccaggctggtctccaactcctgacctccagtgatccacctgcgttaacctcccacagtgctgggatgacaggtgtgagccaccgcgcctagtctccatttctttattttgtcattGATCAATAATTTTCTCTTTGGTGTCTGTTTCTTTGCCTAGAGACTCAGATGTTTTTCAAGATGGATACCAGTCATTATACATCTTGATAACCCcctcagcacagtgcctagcacagaaaGAGGAAACCTTTGGATGATTCAATAACTTGCCCAGAGTCAGGTTCTCAGCCATCCAGGCAGGCCTAGAACCTGGATATTATTTGCTGCTGGAGTATCTTTAGTTGTTTTCTGGGGATTACGTTCACTTGCCACAGTTTTTCTCCTGATTTCCTCCTTGCATATCTGGGTCTGACTGAGCCTGCCTTAGAGGACATGAGAGACCAGTGGATGTAGGCTGGGTTAGATTGAGTATTCTGTTGCATACAATCCCACACTGTAGGATCTTCCCTGGGCCTGGCAATACCTCTCTTACTCTTTTTCCACTTTTCCCCAGTGTCTCGGCTACATTGTGAGAGTGAATCTTTCAAGATGGATCTCATCTTAGATGTAAACATTCAAATTTACCCTGTAGACTTGGGTAAGTATTGAACACAGACAATAATAAGAGGCTATTTGCTGCTTCAGCTATTCTTCACTCTCTGatattgctgttatttttagGTGACAAGTTCCGGTTGGTCATAGCTAGTACCTTGTATGAAGATGGCACCCTGGATGATGGTGAATATAACCCCACTGATGACAGGCCTTCCAGGTGAGGGAGTGGAGAAGGTGATACTTGAAATATGCCCTGAGGACTAAGTAGATAAGTGATATAGAAAGACTCTTCTGGcggggcacagtggttcatgcctgtaatcccagcactttgggaggtggatcatgaggtcaggagtttgagaccagcctgggcaacatggtgaaaccgcgtctctactaaaatacaaaaaattaattgggcatggtggtgggcacctgcatagtcccagctactcaggaggctgaggcaggagaattgcttgaacccaggaagcagaggttgcagtgagcagagattggacCACTgagttccaggctgggcaacagaacaagactctgtctccaaaaaaaagaaaaacgaaagaCTCTTCTTTAATTCCTAGAATAAATAATGATTAGCAGAATCTGAGTAACCTTAAGGAAATTTCTGCACTTAAGAATTCAAACAGACCAGGTActatggctcacacatgtaattcaagcactttgggaggctgagtcaggaggattgcttgagtccaggagttcaagagcaacctgagcaacatagtgaaacctcactgctacaaaaaaaaaaaaaagctgaccatggtggcatgtgcctgtagttccagctacctgggaagccaaggtgggaggattgcctgagccagggagattgaggctgcagtgagccacgatcatgctactgcactccagcctgagcaacagagcaagaccctgtctcaaaaaaaaaaaaaagataaaaaatttcaaacaaccAGGTATTTATAACAGTGATTACATGCTTGTGAGTTGTAGCTTTTTGAAGGCTGAGAAGATGACCGCTCTGTGGGTCTTGTGTCTTGGGAGGGAGTTTGGTGTAATGGAAAGGCTTTGGCACCCCGCTCGAGTTGATTTCTGAGCTCTACCACTTACTTGCTAAGTAAGCTTGATCTCCttcagcctgtttcctcatcagtaaactAGAGATGGTCCTGCCTAGCTCACAGAATTGCTGTGAGGACTAAATGGCGTCATGTTTATAATGTGCCTGTTGTTAAAATGCTGGCATCGAGTTACCAGTTACCATTTTTAAATGGCATCTTTTATATTGTTAATTACTGTTAAGAATAACTTTGCTACTCTTGCTCCATAGGGCTGACCAATTTGAGTATGTAATGTATGGGAAAGTATACAGGATTGAGGGAGACGAAACTTCTACTGAAGCGGCAACACGCCTGTAAGTTACATGATCTTGTGAGGATTGTTTTCCCCCTCCCTGTTCTGAGACTTTGAGTTATGCTTCTGCTTCCTCTGTTGGGTCCTTCTCCTTAGGCACCTCAGACATAGGTGGGAACTAGAAAGAAATGGTTATTAGAGCAGTTTCCAGTCTGAATTGTAGACTGCCCTTTGTCAGGCCCTCCTGGCCTAGTGGTCCAGAAGAGAAACTGGTCATCTCCCTGTTAAAGTATGGAGGAACCAAATGCAGCATTAAGTGATTATACTattaggctgtgtgtgtgtgtgtgtgtgtgtgtcttttccttAAAATCTTATTAAAACAATATGTGCTGTTTGTAAGTAATTTGAAATGCGGAAGagaatgtgaagaagaaaaaaaaccctgtcaTTCCATACCCAGAGAGAACCTTTTACATAGACTTTTTTGCATATCctagtgttctttttttaaatttatttttaattttttgttaatatCCTAGTGTTCTTAACATCtatatttttcctttgagactGCGGTGTTAATtaccttttttctgctttttgcttAACATTATGTAAAACatgttttggccgggcgtggtggctcacacctgtaatcccaacattttgtgaggccgaggtgggtggatcaccaggtcaggagtttgagaccagcctggccaacatagtgaaaccccgtctctactaaaaaaattacaaaaaattagctgggcatggtggcaggtacctataatccaggtacttgggaggctgagccaggagagttgcttgaacccaggaggcggaggttgcagtgagctgagatcttgtgccattgcaccccagcccaggagacagagagagactccgtctcaaaaaaaaagaaaaagaaaaagaaaatgtttccccATGTTAGTGTAAAgctttcttaaacattttaatagttAGATAACATTTCAGTAAGTGGATCCCATTCCCCTGATTTGGAGCATATAGGTGTTTTTCGACTTTGCTAATAGAAAGAACaatgctggctgggcgcagtggctgatgtctctaatcccagcactctaggaggctgaggtgagtggatcacctgaggttgagagtttgagagcagcctgaccaacctggagaaaccccatctctattaaaaatataaaattagccaggtgtggtggtgtacacctgtaatcccagctacttgggaggctgaggcaggagaactgcttgaaaccgggaggcagaggttgcggtgagccaagatcacaccactgcactccagcctgatcaacaagagagaaactctgtcccaaagaaaaaaagaacagtgccTTACACATATCTGTACATTCATCTTTGTCAGAATTTTGGTTCCTAGTGACAAAACAGTAGAAAGATGTTATTCTCTTTGTTAGGCTGAGATGGAGAGCTGCTGAGTAGTAGCTGCTCCAGACTCATGGCATGCGGCCTTCTGTTTCAGCTCTGCCTACGTGTCCTATGGGGGCCTGCTCATGAGGCTGCAGGGGGATGCCAACAACCTGCATGGATTTGAGGTGGATTCCAGAGTTTATCTGCTGATGAAGAAGCTAGCCTTCTGAACCTCGCCTGAAGCCAGCCTTGCTGCCACGTCACTCAGGTCCTGGACATCGTTCTAGCTTGAGTTGCAGCTGCTCTTGATTACCTGTTGAGGAGGGGCTGGTTCCCTGTCCACTGTGGCTGCATCTTTAACTGGCCTGCACTCAGTTAGAAACTCACTCGCCTGTGAAAGACACAGTGGGAGAGCTTAAAATCAATAGGAAGCTTTG
It encodes the following:
- the POLR2H gene encoding DNA-directed RNA polymerases I, II, and III subunit RPABC3 isoform X1, producing MAGILFEDIFDVKDIDPEGKKFDRVSRLHCESESFKMDLILDVNIQIYPVDLGDKFRLVIASTLYEDGTLDDGEYNPTDDRPSRADQFEYVMYGKVYRIEGDETSTEAATRLSAYVSYGGLLMRLQGDANNLHGFEVDSRVYLLMKKLAF
- the POLR2H gene encoding DNA-directed RNA polymerases I, II, and III subunit RPABC3 isoform X2 → MDLILDVNIQIYPVDLGDKFRLVIASTLYEDGTLDDGEYNPTDDRPSRADQFEYVMYGKVYRIEGDETSTEAATRLSAYVSYGGLLMRLQGDANNLHGFEVDSRVYLLMKKLAF